A single Filimonas effusa DNA region contains:
- a CDS encoding TonB-dependent receptor — protein sequence MKKMELEYAFPRKSILWKTIVLMKLTLILTLVFCLHASASVLSQQTISIKVKKKPLTKVLLEIEQKTDYRFLFNNESMPSDKMVDLDVKDEQISKVMDQVLANTPLTYKIIDEHVIVIMMAAARKDKVRGRVVDAKGQPVQGVSVVEKGTANGALTDAEGWVTLNVNDPATAVLEFKALNYELTEYTLSGKSEFSIVLKDAVAGLDEIVVIGYGSQKRSSVTAAVSSVKADVIATTSAGRIDQALQGRTPGVSVLPVSGSPGSPIKINIRGVGTNGSGDPLYIIDGVRAGGIEYLDPSEIATVDVLKDASAAIYGMDGANGVIIITTKTGKKNSSEISYNMQYARQSVGKKMKMMNAQQYQEYLTAAGTPGGPTPQAAAAVGEGTRWMDEVFKEAPLMRHTLVFSGGTDKSSYLIDGTYFTQNGIIGGDKARFDRYTVRINTENKVKPWLTIGERFSYANFKRQGISEDDEFGSVLSSAIVMDPLTPVVFPGALSAKAQDALNAGYTLVKDENGSYYGISDYVFGEYGNPLAMLRSTHSSTIQNKVVGSLYLNLEPVKDLVLTSRYGIDAAFQKQHGWSPTFWYSSEKLNTLAGGNDKQDNWFNWQWENFATYTRRFSGHNMSFLAGTSMRKVGWNYVGGSYSGLFRENDPFSYGDNVPDVQDRIGSSATITTQASFYGRVTYDYNGTYLLQALVRRDGSSDFAAGHKWATFPFFSAGWVMSNEKFFGGLMGVVNYAKLRASWGKNGSSLNVGPGKWQNSVSPAPPGYPNAGGTYLIGAAPTNLPNPDLTWEISQQADFGIDLAFLNSKLNVTVDYYNKKTKNLITPGAGITPLFAGNTLSLVNSGDVLNRGWEFDVSFKGGRNNGFRYEIGGNLSTIHNEVLSINRFVNQINGAGVGTGWTASIFQPGYPVWYFIGYKTDGIFQNQQQINEYISKSGITGYTPKPGDPIVLDWNGDKQISPADQTYMGSPHPKFVYGFRVNMSYKGFDIIAFLQGQYGNDILMGFNRTDRPTANKPAFFYDRRWTGDGSTNSWFAPNTNSIYVYNSDRMIFKGSYARLRQLQLGYTLPKTVADKAHLHNVRIYISLDDFFTFTHYPGLDPEAGSNDNNSLGIDRGVYPIPRKAMVGLSLSF from the coding sequence ATGAAAAAAATGGAACTGGAATATGCTTTTCCACGGAAAAGCATATTGTGGAAAACAATTGTGCTTATGAAATTAACCTTGATTTTAACACTTGTTTTTTGCCTTCATGCCTCTGCCAGCGTTCTCTCTCAGCAAACCATTAGCATTAAGGTGAAAAAGAAACCGCTCACCAAAGTATTGCTGGAAATAGAACAAAAGACCGACTACCGTTTCCTTTTTAACAACGAGTCGATGCCCTCCGATAAAATGGTGGACCTGGATGTAAAGGATGAGCAGATCTCGAAAGTAATGGACCAGGTATTGGCCAATACTCCGCTCACTTACAAGATCATTGATGAACATGTGATCGTAATTATGATGGCCGCCGCCAGGAAAGATAAGGTCCGGGGAAGAGTGGTTGACGCAAAAGGACAGCCTGTTCAGGGGGTGTCGGTTGTTGAAAAAGGCACTGCCAATGGCGCACTTACCGATGCCGAAGGATGGGTCACCTTGAATGTTAATGATCCCGCTACCGCGGTACTGGAATTCAAAGCCCTTAATTACGAGTTGACGGAATATACGCTCTCTGGTAAATCGGAATTTTCAATCGTGCTTAAAGATGCCGTCGCCGGGTTGGATGAGATTGTCGTGATCGGTTATGGCTCTCAGAAAAGAAGTAGCGTAACGGCAGCTGTATCCTCTGTTAAGGCCGACGTTATTGCAACCACTTCTGCCGGCCGTATCGACCAGGCCTTGCAGGGCAGGACGCCCGGCGTTTCTGTACTGCCGGTTTCAGGCTCGCCCGGAAGCCCCATTAAAATAAATATCAGGGGCGTTGGCACAAACGGATCAGGCGATCCCCTGTATATTATTGATGGCGTAAGGGCGGGTGGTATCGAATACCTCGATCCCTCCGAAATAGCAACCGTAGACGTGCTGAAAGATGCCTCTGCGGCTATCTATGGTATGGATGGCGCCAATGGTGTAATTATCATTACCACAAAAACCGGTAAAAAGAACTCATCGGAGATCAGCTACAATATGCAATATGCCCGCCAGTCGGTAGGTAAGAAAATGAAGATGATGAATGCGCAACAATACCAGGAATACCTTACCGCTGCAGGCACCCCGGGAGGCCCTACGCCCCAGGCCGCAGCTGCCGTGGGTGAAGGTACCCGCTGGATGGATGAAGTGTTTAAAGAAGCGCCGCTGATGCGCCATACACTGGTGTTTAGCGGTGGAACTGATAAAAGTTCGTACCTGATCGATGGTACTTATTTTACACAGAATGGTATCATAGGTGGTGATAAGGCAAGGTTCGACAGGTACACCGTAAGAATAAATACGGAAAACAAAGTGAAGCCCTGGCTCACTATCGGCGAAAGGTTCTCTTATGCCAATTTCAAAAGACAGGGCATTTCGGAAGATGATGAGTTTGGTTCGGTATTAAGCAGCGCTATAGTAATGGATCCGCTGACACCGGTGGTGTTCCCCGGCGCTTTGTCTGCCAAGGCGCAGGATGCACTTAACGCAGGTTACACTTTGGTAAAGGATGAGAATGGAAGCTACTATGGTATATCCGATTATGTGTTCGGTGAATACGGCAACCCTTTGGCCATGCTGCGTTCTACCCATAGCAGCACTATTCAGAATAAAGTGGTGGGTAGCTTGTATCTGAACCTGGAACCGGTAAAAGATCTGGTACTTACTTCTCGCTACGGTATTGATGCCGCCTTCCAGAAACAACACGGCTGGTCGCCTACCTTCTGGTATTCTTCCGAAAAACTCAACACGCTTGCCGGGGGTAATGATAAACAGGACAACTGGTTTAACTGGCAATGGGAAAACTTTGCCACCTATACCCGCAGGTTCTCCGGTCATAATATGAGTTTCCTCGCAGGTACTTCTATGCGTAAAGTAGGCTGGAACTATGTCGGTGGTTCTTATTCAGGCTTGTTCCGCGAAAACGACCCTTTCTCCTATGGCGATAATGTGCCGGATGTACAGGATAGGATTGGCAGCAGCGCCACCATTACAACCCAGGCTTCTTTTTACGGAAGGGTGACCTATGACTATAATGGTACCTACCTGCTGCAGGCGCTCGTAAGAAGAGATGGCTCTTCCGACTTTGCCGCCGGACATAAATGGGCCACTTTCCCTTTCTTCTCCGCTGGTTGGGTAATGTCTAATGAAAAATTCTTCGGCGGCCTGATGGGAGTAGTGAACTACGCAAAACTACGCGCCAGCTGGGGTAAAAACGGTAGCAGTCTTAACGTTGGACCTGGTAAATGGCAGAACTCCGTTTCTCCTGCCCCTCCCGGCTATCCCAATGCCGGAGGTACCTACCTCATCGGCGCTGCCCCTACTAACCTGCCAAATCCTGATCTTACCTGGGAGATCAGTCAGCAGGCCGATTTCGGCATCGACCTGGCCTTCCTGAATAGCAAACTGAATGTAACTGTCGATTATTATAACAAGAAAACAAAGAACCTTATTACACCCGGGGCGGGTATCACACCGCTTTTTGCCGGAAATACCCTTAGCCTCGTGAACAGTGGTGATGTATTGAACAGGGGATGGGAGTTTGATGTTTCTTTCAAAGGCGGACGTAACAATGGCTTCCGTTACGAAATAGGAGGTAACCTGTCTACCATTCACAACGAAGTACTTTCTATCAACAGGTTCGTGAATCAGATCAATGGAGCCGGCGTTGGTACCGGTTGGACCGCCTCCATCTTCCAGCCTGGTTACCCTGTCTGGTATTTTATCGGCTATAAAACAGACGGTATTTTCCAGAATCAGCAACAAATCAATGAATATATCTCCAAATCAGGGATCACAGGGTATACACCCAAGCCCGGTGATCCTATTGTGTTGGACTGGAATGGCGACAAACAGATCAGCCCCGCCGATCAAACTTATATGGGAAGTCCTCATCCCAAGTTCGTGTATGGCTTCCGCGTGAACATGTCCTATAAAGGATTTGATATCATTGCCTTCTTACAGGGACAATATGGTAATGATATCCTGATGGGCTTTAACCGTACCGACCGCCCAACAGCCAATAAACCCGCCTTCTTTTACGACAGGCGCTGGACCGGCGACGGAAGTACCAACTCCTGGTTTGCACCCAATACCAACAGCATTTACGTGTACAACAGTGACAGGATGATCTTTAAAGGCTCTTATGCCCGCCTGCGTCAGCTGCAGTTAGGATATACTTTACCCAAAACCGTTGCTGACAAAGCGCACCTGCATAACGTAAGGATCTATATTTCTCTCGACGACTTCTTCACTTTCACCCATTATCCCGGGCTTGATCCTGAAGCAGGCAGTAATGATAATAATAGCCTTGGTATTGACAGAGGGGTGTATCCTATTCCCAGAAAAGCCATGGTAGGCCTTTCCTTAAGTTTTTAA
- a CDS encoding RagB/SusD family nutrient uptake outer membrane protein, translating to MNQLLRNIMAAAGITFLIGAAGCSKFLDQPVNGILPEDEFYKTDNDAVQATTAVYDMMQTDYNTVWGSLYMVKLMLSDESNAGGSGPGDQPGYQDLDLFRHDSQNDKVYWTWRMCYYTIYRANKVIAKVTPDNDLRKRLIAEAKALRAYNYLDLVTLWGDVPMVLGDIAPADYTKTPRAAKADVYAQIVKDLQEAIPLLPVKSAYSAGDRFRASKGMAQATLGKAYLYQQKWADAVTQFELVINSHEYGLESSVAKVFSRSGEFGLESIFELSYDSGQSYDWGNFPWDKRPESNIHIQLMGPRSDYYTKAPGDSLVAGWGFNRPKKKLFDVYIAANDVDRRKSTIMSETELKAAGGNWSAPNDYEYEGYFQRKYGSFSTQTNSSGSAIAELNYGTNWRLIRYADVLLMAAEAQYRAGGEGQSRTYLNLVRNRSNLVSIQPAGTALFNAIVTERQMELAFEGFRFIDLVRWGLAEQELGSLGFKKGKNELLPIPDQDVKTAGLPQNSMY from the coding sequence ATGAATCAACTACTAAGAAATATAATGGCTGCGGCGGGAATAACATTCCTTATAGGTGCAGCAGGCTGCAGTAAATTCCTGGATCAGCCGGTGAATGGCATTCTGCCGGAAGATGAGTTTTATAAAACCGATAACGATGCCGTACAGGCTACTACCGCCGTATATGACATGATGCAAACCGATTATAACACCGTTTGGGGTAGCTTGTATATGGTAAAGCTCATGTTGTCCGATGAAAGTAATGCCGGTGGCAGTGGCCCGGGCGATCAGCCGGGTTACCAGGATCTTGACCTGTTCCGTCACGATAGCCAGAACGATAAAGTGTATTGGACCTGGCGTATGTGTTACTACACTATCTACAGGGCCAATAAGGTGATTGCCAAAGTAACGCCCGATAACGACCTTCGCAAAAGATTGATAGCAGAAGCTAAAGCTTTACGCGCTTACAATTATCTCGACCTGGTAACATTATGGGGCGACGTTCCCATGGTGCTGGGTGATATCGCTCCCGCCGATTATACAAAAACGCCTCGTGCAGCAAAGGCCGATGTATATGCCCAGATAGTAAAAGACTTGCAGGAGGCCATTCCATTATTGCCTGTGAAAAGCGCTTATTCAGCCGGCGACCGTTTCCGGGCTTCGAAAGGTATGGCCCAGGCGACGCTGGGGAAAGCTTATCTCTACCAGCAAAAATGGGCCGATGCCGTTACCCAGTTCGAACTGGTGATCAACTCTCATGAATACGGCCTCGAGTCTTCTGTTGCCAAAGTATTCTCCAGGAGCGGTGAGTTTGGATTGGAGTCTATCTTCGAGCTCTCTTACGATAGCGGCCAGAGTTACGACTGGGGAAACTTCCCATGGGATAAAAGACCCGAAAGTAATATTCATATCCAGCTGATGGGCCCCAGATCAGATTATTATACCAAAGCACCGGGCGACTCTTTAGTGGCAGGTTGGGGATTTAACCGTCCTAAAAAGAAACTCTTTGATGTTTATATAGCAGCAAATGATGTCGACAGGAGAAAAAGCACCATTATGTCGGAGACAGAACTGAAAGCGGCAGGCGGCAACTGGAGCGCACCCAATGACTACGAGTATGAAGGTTACTTTCAGCGCAAGTATGGCTCCTTTAGTACACAAACCAATTCATCGGGAAGTGCTATTGCCGAATTGAACTACGGCACCAACTGGCGCCTTATCAGGTATGCCGACGTTTTGCTGATGGCGGCAGAGGCACAGTACAGAGCGGGTGGCGAAGGACAGAGCCGTACCTATCTGAATCTTGTAAGAAACAGGTCTAACCTGGTTTCCATTCAGCCCGCAGGAACAGCCCTGTTCAATGCTATTGTCACAGAACGGCAGATGGAACTGGCTTTTGAAGGCTTCCGCTTTATTGATCTTGTTCGCTGGGGACTGGCTGAACAGGAGTTGGGAAGTCTGGGCTTTAAAAAAGGCAAAAATGAACTATTGCCTATTCCGGATCAGGATGTGAAAACAGCAGGATTGCCGCAGAATAGTATGTATTAA
- a CDS encoding penicillin acylase family protein, whose product MRVIPSILCAAITTGLVLVLNVQLPVGGTKTPRLGAFLSPQKGFWQNAEDTSIKYQLQLASDKLQGKVEVYFDDRLVPHVYASQENDAYFVQGYLHAKFRLWQMEFQTYAAAGRLSEIMGEESGGTNFVKIDKMFRRLGMVYAAERSLEQMEADSTTKSQCDAYTAGVNTYISSLSEEDYPVEYKLLDYKPELWTNLKTALFLKFMSYDLAGFEEDFEHTNARSVFTKQEFEALYPYGGALTDPIIPKGAVYYDPEDRMPIPALADSLYFLYKPAAVAAVPDTTKPAAVPDTTVKPDKANGSNNWALSGSKTLSGRPILCNDPHLGLGLPSLWYEMQISTPRYNAYGVSFPGAPAIIIGFNDQCAFGFTNSSRDVRDYYEIRFKDKSMKEYWYNGGWQRTTFRDEVIKVKGGSDRVEHIAMTVWGPVMYDASYPDPLGTGKAYACKWKAHEPSNELRTFTLLDGAKGYIDYLDALSTYKTPGQNMLFAAKSGDIAIRQQGEFPAKWRRQGDFVMPGDDSTFAWRRDIDAEENLTFFNPSRGFLSSANQYAYDTIYPYYLGGSYEVFRGMIINRYLQSMEQATVADMERMQTDNYNVFAELARPVLLNYLNESMLNADEKKYVDIVRAWNLRNDAREKGPTVFKIWWDSLAVCIYGDELAQSRKPMPWPEKVTLLEGMLQGPAYQFADDITTPDVKESVAEMVMKAYKQVVPVLKETESRQKLEWGTYLDAGVRHLLKLPALSRLHLNSGGGEGIINAMKQHHGPSWRMIVELTDRTNAYGVYPGGQQGNPGSKYYDSFVDTWNTGRYYKLQILDKETIKKYKGLSGIMTFSKS is encoded by the coding sequence ATGAGAGTAATACCCTCTATCCTTTGCGCTGCAATAACGACAGGGCTGGTACTGGTACTGAATGTACAGTTACCTGTTGGTGGAACTAAAACGCCACGGTTGGGGGCGTTTTTGTCGCCGCAAAAAGGATTCTGGCAAAATGCAGAAGATACTTCCATAAAATACCAGCTGCAATTGGCTTCCGATAAGTTACAAGGGAAAGTGGAAGTGTACTTCGACGATCGCCTTGTCCCTCACGTTTATGCCAGTCAGGAAAACGATGCCTATTTTGTTCAGGGATACCTGCATGCTAAGTTCAGGTTATGGCAAATGGAATTCCAGACCTATGCTGCTGCCGGAAGATTAAGTGAGATCATGGGAGAAGAATCCGGTGGCACCAATTTCGTTAAAATAGATAAGATGTTCCGCAGGCTCGGAATGGTATATGCAGCAGAAAGAAGCCTGGAACAAATGGAAGCAGACAGCACCACAAAAAGTCAGTGCGATGCTTATACCGCAGGTGTAAATACCTATATCAGCTCTTTGTCGGAAGAAGACTACCCGGTTGAATACAAACTGCTCGACTATAAGCCCGAACTATGGACCAACCTCAAAACCGCGCTCTTCCTGAAATTCATGTCGTACGACCTTGCCGGCTTTGAAGAAGACTTCGAACATACCAATGCTCGTTCTGTTTTTACAAAGCAGGAGTTTGAAGCGTTGTATCCTTATGGTGGAGCGCTTACCGATCCTATTATCCCTAAAGGGGCAGTATACTATGATCCTGAAGATCGTATGCCAATACCGGCGCTGGCCGATTCCTTGTATTTTTTATACAAACCCGCAGCAGTAGCTGCTGTGCCCGATACCACAAAGCCGGCAGCTGTGCCCGATACTACTGTGAAGCCCGATAAAGCCAATGGTAGTAACAACTGGGCTTTGAGCGGCAGTAAAACACTTAGCGGAAGACCTATCCTTTGTAACGACCCGCATTTGGGATTGGGATTACCTTCTTTATGGTACGAAATGCAGATCTCTACGCCAAGATATAACGCCTATGGCGTTTCTTTTCCCGGCGCTCCTGCTATCATTATCGGTTTTAACGACCAATGTGCTTTTGGATTTACCAATTCATCACGTGATGTAAGAGACTACTACGAGATCCGCTTTAAAGATAAATCGATGAAAGAATACTGGTATAACGGCGGCTGGCAACGTACCACTTTCAGAGACGAAGTGATTAAGGTGAAAGGTGGTAGCGATCGTGTTGAACATATTGCGATGACGGTATGGGGCCCTGTTATGTACGACGCCAGCTATCCCGATCCCCTGGGAACAGGTAAAGCCTACGCCTGTAAATGGAAAGCGCATGAACCCAGCAACGAACTGCGTACTTTTACATTACTTGACGGCGCAAAAGGATATATCGATTATCTGGATGCCTTGTCTACTTATAAAACTCCCGGTCAAAACATGCTCTTTGCTGCCAAATCAGGCGATATCGCCATTCGCCAGCAAGGCGAATTCCCCGCAAAATGGAGACGCCAGGGCGATTTTGTAATGCCGGGCGACGACAGCACTTTTGCCTGGAGAAGAGATATTGATGCAGAAGAGAACCTTACCTTCTTTAACCCTTCGCGCGGCTTCCTTAGCAGTGCCAACCAATACGCTTACGATACCATTTATCCATACTATCTCGGCGGATCCTACGAGGTGTTCAGGGGCATGATCATCAACCGCTACCTGCAAAGCATGGAACAGGCTACTGTTGCCGATATGGAACGTATGCAAACAGATAATTATAATGTGTTTGCAGAGCTGGCGCGCCCAGTATTACTAAACTATCTCAACGAGTCGATGCTGAATGCCGACGAAAAGAAATATGTCGATATTGTTCGCGCATGGAACCTGCGTAACGATGCCAGGGAAAAAGGCCCTACCGTGTTTAAAATATGGTGGGATAGCCTTGCCGTTTGCATCTATGGCGATGAATTGGCGCAGTCCCGTAAACCTATGCCATGGCCCGAAAAAGTAACATTGCTCGAAGGAATGCTCCAGGGACCGGCTTACCAGTTTGCCGATGATATCACAACCCCCGATGTAAAAGAATCTGTTGCCGAAATGGTAATGAAAGCTTACAAGCAGGTGGTGCCGGTATTAAAAGAAACAGAAAGCAGGCAAAAGCTGGAATGGGGTACCTATCTCGATGCGGGTGTGCGCCACCTGTTGAAACTACCCGCGTTAAGCCGTTTGCACCTGAACAGCGGGGGAGGAGAAGGTATTATCAATGCCATGAAACAACACCATGGCCCCAGCTGGCGCATGATAGTAGAACTTACAGATAGAACGAACGCCTATGGTGTCTATCCCGGAGGACAGCAGGGGAACCCTGGTAGCAAATATTATGATAGCTTTGTCGATACCTGGAACACAGGTAGATATTATAAACTCCAGATCCTGGACAAGGAAACCATTAAAAAATATAAAGGACTGTCAGGCATAATGACATTCAGTAAATCTTAA
- a CDS encoding DUF5686 family protein, with product MKGIFLFCLLILPLPLLFAQEVDSIIHNAIQKRAVYENELNHYTCDIAVNGQLMLRSYPEKLLGRSLELSTSAGQLRFYAAMTKATYARDNDRFKTQILSSDVDGSSSAWGFSYPQTFSFYQEVVRIGDNLNARGFVSPIAGNAKDYYHYTLDSTYTENGHLIYGITVTPRRKYDPAFSGQLFLMEDGRIHHVKFQLLKQQQMQILDTLIVEQSYQPFNGKWAISQTRLLPSTELLGFNAYGSFIQLHTNYNFNPKIREGYFNNVVMIFDTTINRQSLPYWDTTRSLLLRNNALVQYHTADTLEEKRARSGYLDSIDRARNKPNWFKLTFMGQTFSRAAHKRYISVPPAIDLLNYNTVEGLVANFAPEMRKYWNSGRYISVLANLRYGFSNQHFNAHVTGVYRFYRSLNSLRLSVGQRVFQFNNDQPITPRVNTINTVLYRSNFMKLYEAKFLELGYDYDPAADFVLRSSISYQNRSPLENTAFGSWGHPKGKEFTPNYPVEITDANIVKHSALSASLTLRWQPGSRYIQLPDRKANIGSEYPVFDLSYTQGLHGIAGSDVDYSKWSLSMMHQVDLKMKGKLQYKLHTGGFLNKNKVFIPDYQHFAGNDGLFNSNYLGTLLMSSFYKYSTTASIYGGAYVEYHLNGFLSNKIPVFRKYNWFFIVGSNSLVLEGGNHYVDVFFSIENIFKVARIDFVQSFRSKSFNRSGIKLNIPLVSGKVDP from the coding sequence ATGAAAGGTATTTTCCTGTTTTGCCTGCTTATTCTTCCATTGCCCTTATTGTTCGCCCAGGAGGTGGACAGCATCATTCATAACGCCATACAGAAAAGAGCGGTCTACGAAAACGAACTCAACCACTATACCTGCGATATCGCTGTTAACGGGCAGCTGATGCTCAGAAGCTATCCTGAAAAATTGCTCGGACGCTCTCTGGAACTTAGCACAAGTGCAGGCCAGCTACGCTTCTACGCTGCCATGACAAAAGCAACTTATGCCAGAGACAATGATCGTTTTAAAACCCAGATCCTCTCATCCGATGTCGACGGCAGCAGCAGCGCATGGGGATTTAGTTACCCGCAGACTTTTTCGTTTTACCAGGAAGTAGTACGCATTGGCGATAATCTTAATGCGAGAGGTTTTGTTTCTCCCATTGCAGGTAATGCAAAAGACTATTATCATTACACGCTCGATAGTACCTATACCGAAAACGGCCATCTCATCTACGGCATTACAGTAACACCCCGCAGAAAATACGATCCGGCATTCAGCGGGCAGCTCTTTCTGATGGAAGATGGCCGTATTCATCATGTGAAATTTCAACTGCTGAAGCAGCAGCAGATGCAGATCCTTGATACCTTGATCGTAGAGCAGTCTTACCAGCCTTTTAATGGCAAATGGGCCATTAGTCAAACCCGGCTGCTACCGTCAACGGAATTATTGGGCTTTAACGCCTATGGCAGCTTTATTCAGTTACATACTAACTACAACTTTAATCCTAAAATAAGAGAAGGTTATTTTAATAACGTAGTGATGATCTTTGATACCACTATCAATAGGCAGTCTCTTCCTTATTGGGATACTACCCGTTCGCTGCTGTTACGTAATAATGCCCTGGTACAATACCATACCGCCGATACGCTTGAAGAAAAGCGCGCAAGGTCGGGTTATCTCGATTCTATAGACAGGGCCCGTAATAAACCCAATTGGTTTAAATTAACTTTTATGGGACAAACTTTCAGTAGGGCCGCCCATAAACGATATATCTCTGTCCCGCCCGCTATTGATTTGCTAAACTATAATACAGTAGAGGGACTCGTAGCCAATTTTGCTCCGGAAATGCGCAAATACTGGAATTCGGGACGTTATATCAGTGTGCTGGCCAACCTGCGTTACGGTTTTAGTAACCAGCATTTTAATGCGCATGTTACAGGTGTATACCGCTTTTACAGGAGCCTGAATAGCCTTAGGTTGTCTGTTGGACAACGGGTATTCCAGTTTAACAACGACCAGCCTATCACGCCAAGGGTGAATACCATCAATACCGTCTTGTATCGTAGTAATTTTATGAAGTTGTATGAAGCAAAATTCCTGGAACTGGGATACGACTACGATCCTGCGGCAGATTTTGTGTTGCGTTCATCCATTTCTTATCAGAACCGGTCGCCATTGGAAAACACCGCTTTTGGCTCTTGGGGGCATCCCAAAGGCAAGGAGTTTACACCTAACTATCCCGTTGAAATAACAGATGCCAACATTGTGAAACATTCGGCTTTGTCTGCTTCTCTTACCCTTCGCTGGCAGCCCGGATCACGTTATATTCAATTGCCCGACAGGAAAGCCAATATAGGCAGCGAGTATCCTGTCTTTGATCTTTCTTATACCCAGGGCTTACACGGTATTGCAGGAAGTGACGTAGATTATAGCAAATGGTCACTCTCGATGATGCACCAGGTAGACCTGAAGATGAAAGGCAAACTGCAGTATAAACTGCACACAGGTGGTTTCCTGAATAAAAACAAAGTGTTTATACCCGACTATCAGCATTTTGCCGGTAACGATGGATTGTTTAATTCCAACTATCTCGGAACGCTGCTCATGAGTTCTTTCTATAAGTACAGCACCACGGCATCCATATATGGAGGAGCGTATGTGGAATACCATTTGAATGGTTTCCTGAGTAATAAGATCCCGGTTTTCAGAAAGTATAATTGGTTTTTTATAGTGGGAAGTAATAGTCTTGTGCTGGAAGGAGGAAACCACTATGTCGATGTGTTCTTCTCTATAGAAAATATCTTTAAAGTAGCCAGGATAGACTTCGTTCAATCGTTCAGAAGTAAAAGCTTTAATCGTTCCGGCATTAAACTGAATATTCCACTGGTATCGGGTAAGGTAGACCCTTAA
- a CDS encoding DUF6508 domain-containing protein translates to MNQHFTPYQISGIAKLLTYKNSLTPEADENRLPFKAALRKIPGAFKKKQAQSFINIFCEHLLADTDYDALQQNPIQYHSLQQDIEKMPLDSILKTITFIIWTDRSVEGYFYAKMHDKTLFYLLSRLESVFLQLRF, encoded by the coding sequence TTGAACCAACATTTTACACCATACCAGATAAGTGGCATTGCGAAGCTGTTGACATACAAGAACAGCCTCACGCCTGAAGCAGACGAAAACCGGCTGCCCTTTAAAGCTGCATTAAGAAAAATACCAGGTGCATTTAAAAAGAAACAAGCGCAATCTTTTATCAATATTTTTTGTGAACACCTGCTGGCAGATACCGATTACGACGCCCTTCAACAAAACCCGATACAATACCATTCATTACAGCAGGACATCGAAAAAATGCCGCTGGATAGCATTTTAAAAACCATCACTTTCATCATTTGGACCGACAGGAGTGTAGAGGGGTATTTCTATGCAAAAATGCATGATAAAACCTTGTTTTACTTATTATCCAGACTGGAGTCGGTTTTCTTGCAGTTACGCTTTTAA
- the trhO gene encoding oxygen-dependent tRNA uridine(34) hydroxylase TrhO: MAVLHNRISQEELKQRLYAETEARTTISFYQYFTIANPQEFRDSLYKQLFALKVFGRIYIAKEGINAQISVPQSGFEELRACLYAIPALNGLRLNIAVDDDGKSFWVLKIKVRDKIVADGINDPSFSMEQRGKYLDASGVNELIDDKNTVFVDMRNHYEYEVGHFVNAIEVPSDTFRDQLPMAVDMLRGQEDKNIVMYCTGGIRCEKASAYMLHHGFKNVFHLEGGIINYAKQVKDNGMDSKFIGKNFVFDDRLGERITNDVIASCHQCGKPCDAHTNCKNDGCHLLFIQCEECAEKYAGCCSEECKETIHMPVARQKELRKGVENGQNIFNKSKARLRPSPRLKS; encoded by the coding sequence ATGGCCGTACTACACAACCGCATTTCCCAGGAGGAATTGAAACAGCGCCTGTATGCTGAAACAGAGGCGCGAACTACTATCAGCTTTTACCAGTATTTCACTATCGCCAATCCGCAGGAATTCAGGGATTCGCTTTACAAACAGCTTTTTGCTTTAAAGGTGTTTGGGCGTATTTATATAGCGAAGGAGGGAATCAATGCACAGATCAGCGTTCCACAGTCCGGTTTTGAAGAACTACGGGCCTGTCTCTATGCTATCCCTGCGCTGAATGGTCTGCGCCTTAACATCGCCGTTGACGATGACGGCAAATCTTTCTGGGTACTGAAAATTAAGGTCCGGGATAAGATTGTTGCCGATGGTATCAACGACCCTTCGTTCAGCATGGAGCAGCGTGGCAAATATCTCGATGCCAGTGGAGTGAATGAGTTGATAGACGATAAAAATACCGTATTCGTAGATATGCGAAATCATTACGAATACGAGGTAGGCCATTTCGTTAACGCAATAGAAGTTCCCTCCGATACCTTCAGAGACCAGTTGCCCATGGCCGTGGATATGCTGCGCGGACAGGAAGATAAGAATATCGTCATGTACTGTACAGGTGGTATCCGGTGCGAAAAGGCCAGCGCCTATATGTTACACCATGGATTCAAAAATGTATTTCACCTGGAGGGAGGTATTATAAATTATGCCAAACAGGTGAAAGACAATGGAATGGATAGCAAGTTCATAGGAAAGAATTTTGTGTTCGATGACCGTTTGGGTGAGCGTATCACCAATGATGTAATAGCCAGTTGTCACCAATGCGGAAAGCCTTGCGATGCACATACAAACTGTAAGAATGATGGCTGCCATCTGCTGTTTATTCAATGCGAAGAATGCGCTGAGAAGTATGCCGGTTGTTGCAGTGAGGAGTGTAAGGAAACGATTCATATGCCTGTAGCGCGCCAGAAAGAGCTGCGTAAGGGCGTAGAGAACGGACAGAATATATTTAATAAGTCGAAAGCAAGACTCCGGCCGAGCCCCAGGTTAAAGTCTTAA